From a region of the Arachis ipaensis cultivar K30076 chromosome B09, Araip1.1, whole genome shotgun sequence genome:
- the LOC107615389 gene encoding uncharacterized protein LOC107615389: MSEFQVGQQFQDKEEVVLSVKTYSICRGVEFKVLESDHRKYYGKCKEFGSGCVWLIRVSLRQRKEIWEVKRYNGPHTCLATSISSDHRNPYYHVMSAFFMPLIRADAATSIKITLPGSVAVLRTSPVRVGGQLDDSTTIFHRLFWTFPPCVEAFRHCNPLVSVDGTHHYGKYGGTLLIAIAQDGNSNIIPIVFALIEGENAESWSFFLSHLRAHVTPQLGILVISDRYNGIKAALEAPDGGWLPPTAYRAFCIRHVTANFALTFKGKDARRLLVNAAYAKTEVEFQYWFDILRMFDPAMCDWANRIEYALWTQHQDEGRRFGHMTTNISECMKSILKSVRNLPVCISEIRLAELFVRKG; the protein is encoded by the exons ATGTCTGAGTTTCAGGTCGGCCAGCAGTTTCAGGATAAGGAGGAAGTTGTGCTTAGCGTGAAGACCTATAGCATTTGCCGCGGGGTTGAATTCAAGGTCTTGGAGTCGGATCACCGCAAGTACTATGGCAAGTGCAAGGAGTTCGGGAGCGGGTGTGTATGGCTAATCCGGGTCAGCCTCCGGCAGCGCAAGGAAATTTGGGAGGTAAAACGGTACAATGGTCCTCATACTTGTCTAGCCACATCGATCTCTAGTGACCACAGAAATCCCTATTATCATGTCATGTCGGCTTTCTTTATGCCCCTGATTAGAGCTGATGCTGCAACATCGATTAAG ATCACTTTGCCGGGCAGTGTAGCTGTGCTGAGGACGAGTCCTGTTCGAGTGGGTGGGCAGTTAGATGATTCTACAACTATTTTCCATCGCTTGTTTTGGACATTCCCACCATGTGTTGAGGCATTTCGACATTGCAATCCATTGGTTAGTGTGGATGGGACCCATCACTACGGCAAATACGGTGGTACACTGCTTATTGCAATTGCACAGGACGGCAACTCTAACATCATCCCTATTGTCTTTGCACTTATAGAAGGTGAGAATGCGGAGTCATGGTCATTCTTTCTATCCCACCTTCGGGCTCATGTGACGCCTCAACTGGGTATACTTGTCATATCAGATAGGTACAATGGGATAAAGGCTGCGTTGGAGGCTCCTGATGGGGGATGGCTTCCCCCTACTGCATATAGGGCGTTCTGCATCCGTCACGTGACGGCTAATTTTGCCCTGACTTTCAAAGGGAAGGATGCAAGGAGGCTGTTAGTGAATGCTGCATATGCAAAGACGGAGGTCGAGTTTCAATACTGGTTTGACATCCTGAGAATGTTCGATCCAGCAATGTGCGATTGGGCTAATCGAATTGAGTATGCACTTTGGACTCAGCATCAGGATGAAGGCCGCAGATTTGGGCACATGACTACGAACATATCTGAGTGTATGAAATCGATCCTAAAGAGTGTTAGGAACCTCCCAGTGTGCATTAGTGAAATCCGGTTGGCCGAGTTATTCGTTCGCAAAGGATAA
- the LOC110266820 gene encoding uncharacterized protein LOC110266820, with protein MASDENFVALVHYRGSIKKKTQSGIKFTDKDPLSVFLKPSTSFAEFKSTILQRLGLLGVKRVEKLFYRIPISVLRNYVKYDSFIISSDEDMQVLFHCHRQFPEVRTPELLAKLVDVASSSGSSNRNMHSTGHVASSSALPVRSSSAVPVLAPELDLVASPSFAVNLNQSCDALVGEARPLEDGDFTARSSPPCVPVIGEVAAPERVEDALQDDDDDDDVEY; from the exons ATGGCTAGTGATGAGAATTTTGTAGCTCTTGTGCATTATAGAGGTTCCATTAAGAAGAAAACACAATCAGGGATTAAGTTCACTGACAAGGATCCGCTGAGTGTTTTTCTCAAACCTTCGACAAGTTTCGCGGAGTTTAAGAGTACTATACTCCAGAGACTAGGACTGCTTGGCGTGAAACGGGTGGAGAAGTTGTTCTATCGTATTCCGATCTCCGTGTTACGCAATTATGTGAAGTATGATTCATTCATTATTAGCAGTGACGAAGATATGCAGGTGCTGTTTCATTGTCACCGTCAGTTTCCTGAGGTGAGGACTCCGGAGTTGTTGGCGAAACTTGTGGATGTGGCATCTAGTTCTGGAAGCTCGAACAGGAATATGCACTCCACAGGACATGTAGCCAGCTCTAGTGCATTGCCTGTTAGATCATCGTCAGCAGTGCCGGTGCTTGCACCCGAGTTAGACTTAGTGGCTTCACCATCGTTTGCCGTCAATCTGAATCAAAGTTGTGATGCATTAGTTGGTGAGGCTAGACCGTTGGAAGATGGTGATTTCACGGCGCGTAGCTCTCCTCCGTGTGTTCCGGTAATCGGAGAGGTTGCAGCACCCGAAAGGGTTGAGGATGCATtgcaggatgatgatgatgatgatgatgtgga GTACTAA